One Cedecea neteri DNA segment encodes these proteins:
- the mltA gene encoding murein transglycosylase A yields the protein MKGRWIKYIAAGAMLTMLAACSSKPTDRGQQYKDGKFSQPFSLVNQPDAVGAPINGGDYAEQVNQIRSASPRLYNNGSDIYNAVQQWLRAGGDTRQLKQFGLDAWQMEGADNYGNVQFTGYYTPVIQARHTRQGEFQYPIYRMPPKRGRLPSRAEIYAGGLSDSYVLAYSNSLMDNFIMDVQGSGYIDFGDGQPLTFFGYAGKNGHAYRSIGKVLIDRGEVKKEDMSMQAIRHWGETHSEAAVRELLEQNPSFVFFKPASYAPVKGASAVPLIGRASVASDRSIIPAGTTLLTEVPLLDNNGKFTGQYELRVMVALDVGGAIKGQHFDIYQGIGPDAGHRAGWYNHYGRVWVLKAAPGTGSVFNG from the coding sequence ATGAAAGGACGTTGGATTAAGTACATAGCAGCGGGAGCCATGTTAACCATGCTGGCTGCCTGTTCATCAAAACCGACCGATCGCGGTCAACAATATAAAGACGGGAAGTTCTCCCAGCCTTTCTCACTGGTGAATCAGCCTGATGCGGTTGGCGCGCCTATCAACGGCGGCGACTATGCCGAGCAGGTTAACCAGATTCGTTCTGCTTCTCCCCGCCTCTATAATAACGGCAGCGATATCTATAATGCCGTGCAACAGTGGCTTCGTGCCGGGGGCGATACCCGTCAGCTGAAGCAGTTCGGCCTTGATGCCTGGCAGATGGAAGGGGCTGACAACTACGGCAACGTGCAGTTTACCGGCTACTACACCCCGGTGATTCAGGCTCGTCATACTCGCCAGGGCGAATTCCAGTATCCTATTTACCGCATGCCGCCAAAACGTGGGCGTCTGCCGTCCCGCGCGGAAATCTACGCCGGTGGGCTGAGCGACAGCTATGTGCTGGCCTACAGCAACTCTCTGATGGATAACTTCATTATGGATGTGCAGGGCAGTGGCTACATTGATTTTGGCGATGGTCAGCCTTTGACCTTCTTCGGCTATGCCGGTAAAAACGGCCACGCCTATCGCAGCATCGGCAAAGTGTTGATCGACCGTGGCGAAGTGAAGAAAGAAGACATGTCGATGCAGGCGATTCGCCACTGGGGAGAAACCCACAGCGAAGCTGCAGTGCGGGAGCTGCTTGAGCAGAACCCTTCGTTTGTCTTCTTTAAGCCAGCAAGCTATGCGCCGGTGAAAGGCGCGAGCGCGGTACCTTTGATTGGACGTGCCTCCGTGGCTTCTGACCGCTCCATCATTCCTGCTGGCACCACGCTGCTGACCGAAGTCCCGCTGCTGGACAACAACGGGAAGTTCACCGGCCAGTACGAGCTGCGCGTGATGGTGGCCCTGGACGTTGGGGGCGCGATCAAAGGCCAGCACTTCGACATCTATCAGGGCATTGGCCCGGATGCCGGGCACCGTGCGGGTTGGTACAACCACTACGGGCGCGTCTGGGTATTGAAAGCGGCTCCTGGCACGGGTAGCGTTTTTAACGGTTAA
- the amiC gene encoding N-acetylmuramoyl-L-alanine amidase AmiC, which yields MPDSSSLMSRRRLLQGAGAMWLLSVSKVGFAASSQVIAVRVWPASSYTRVTLESNHQLKYRQFALSNPERVVVDIEGAHLNSVLKGIGSQVRGDDPFIKSARVGQFDPKTVRMVFELKQNVTPHLFALAPVAEFKERLVMDLYPANMNSEQDPLLALLEDYNNGQLDKKMPAEKGPQPGKAGRDRPIVIMLDPGHGGEDPGAIGPNKTREKDIVLSIARRLKALLDKEGNMKAYMTRNEDVFIPLKVRVAKAQKQRADLFVSIHADAFTTAAARGSSVFALSTKGATSTAAKYLAQTQNAADLIGGVGKSGDRYLDHTMFDMVQSLTINDSLKFGKEVLNRLGKVNKLHKNSVDQAGFAVLKAPDIPSILVETAFLSNPEEERKLRTAKFQQEVAESILAGIKAYFSDSSRLARRG from the coding sequence ATGCCAGATTCCAGTTCGTTAATGAGTCGCCGCCGTCTACTTCAGGGTGCCGGAGCCATGTGGTTGTTGAGCGTCAGCAAGGTCGGTTTTGCTGCCTCAAGCCAGGTGATCGCCGTGCGCGTCTGGCCGGCCTCGTCTTATACCCGTGTGACGCTGGAATCTAACCATCAGCTGAAGTACCGCCAGTTTGCGCTCAGCAACCCGGAGCGGGTGGTTGTGGATATCGAAGGGGCGCATTTAAATTCAGTTTTAAAAGGCATTGGCAGCCAGGTTCGCGGCGACGATCCCTTTATTAAATCCGCCCGCGTGGGGCAGTTTGATCCCAAAACCGTGCGCATGGTTTTCGAATTGAAGCAAAACGTGACCCCGCATTTGTTTGCGCTGGCTCCGGTTGCCGAATTTAAAGAGCGCCTGGTGATGGATCTTTATCCCGCCAATATGAATAGCGAACAAGATCCGCTGCTGGCGTTACTGGAAGATTACAACAACGGCCAGTTAGACAAGAAAATGCCGGCGGAAAAAGGGCCGCAGCCGGGTAAAGCCGGGCGAGACAGGCCGATTGTCATCATGCTTGATCCGGGACACGGCGGCGAAGATCCCGGTGCGATTGGCCCGAACAAGACCCGCGAAAAAGATATTGTGCTCAGCATCGCGCGCAGGCTGAAGGCCTTGCTCGATAAAGAGGGCAATATGAAGGCTTACATGACGCGCAATGAAGATGTGTTTATCCCGCTGAAAGTGCGCGTTGCCAAGGCGCAAAAGCAGCGAGCCGACCTGTTTGTTTCTATTCATGCGGATGCATTTACGACCGCTGCCGCGCGCGGGTCGTCGGTCTTTGCGTTGTCCACCAAAGGGGCGACCAGTACGGCGGCAAAATACCTGGCGCAAACGCAGAACGCCGCGGATTTAATTGGTGGCGTGGGCAAAAGCGGGGATCGCTATCTCGACCACACGATGTTCGACATGGTGCAGTCGCTGACCATCAACGATAGCCTGAAGTTTGGGAAAGAGGTGCTTAACCGGCTGGGGAAAGTGAACAAGCTGCATAAAAACAGCGTCGATCAGGCCGGATTTGCGGTGCTAAAAGCGCCTGATATTCCGTCTATTCTGGTGGAGACTGCATTCCTGAGTAATCCTGAAGAGGAGCGCAAGCTGCGTACGGCGAAATTCCAGCAGGAAGTTGCGGAGTCAATTTTGGCAGGGATTAAGGCGTACTTCTCGGACAGCTCAAGGCTGGCAAGACGGGGCTAA